In Paramormyrops kingsleyae isolate MSU_618 chromosome 11, PKINGS_0.4, whole genome shotgun sequence, the genomic window TGCCCGATTTACCCAAAGTATTTAATTTGAACTTGTGCATGAGCTTTAAAGGTACGGAGTGCCCTTTTTAACatttgagcacctgcccctcaaaAAGTCTCTAAACAGCCCTGATGAAAAACTTTGGAAAAATCTTAAAAGTATTGATGTATCTCTCAGTAAAAAGATCAGAATTGTTCAGGATACGGCCGTTTTCTGTGTGAAAGAAAAATGTGAAGGCTGGACAAGAAAAACACCAGTGACTTTGGTGCTGGAGAAGACTTTTAAGAATATCATGGAAAACATGTTGAGTCTTTCACTTGGAACCCAGATTACCAGATTGCGCACTTCATGAGAAGACCTAGTGCCTTTGAAAAGATCGTAATTTTTGGGAAAGCTAAAGGTAAAAGAGGGCGAATTGCAACAAGATGGACTCATCTGTCATAACAATGAAGACGTGGATGAGAAGATAGAATGTTCTGGAGGAATGTTGTCAATGTGGTCATCATTGACGTCATGTCACCCAGTAGCAATGACGGTAAttcatgtatgtgtgtgtgaaacaAAGGTGACCCATTAAGGGCAAAAGCTGCAGAACGGGCTTCCTCTATGAGCCCACGGAACCTGAGTTGGAGGTAACCTTTGCTCTCCTTCCGTTTGTTAGGATTCTGCAAATGGCCAAGGGCAAGAGGAGGCTAAGCAGAGGTGAGGGTTCCTGGAAATGGCTCCTCTGCCGCTTCCTTCGTGGAGCAGCTGTGGCTGCTGACCGCTGTAGAGTGCATGATACTGTGGTAATTTTGTTTGTGTTATtaggatggtctgtctaatgcAGAGGCAGGAGGCTCCCTTAAGTCTTATCAGACTCATTCCATTAGAATTCAAAAACATGTGTTGACCAGAAATACAAAAAGTAAATGTCCCTGAACTGGTTTGTATTCTGATTGTAGATAAATGAAGTAGACATACATGTAATGTTTATTTGACTGTATAGTTCCTTACTtacaaataataatgataataatactgcgtattatttatgtgttttttttgcagagATAATGACATGAGAAACACGATCTTGGCTCAAGTCTTGGATCAATCTGCCCGTGCCAGATGTGAGTATACCTGGaatttttcatttcatcatttttttttttgtaagaaatTTTAGCATTTGACAATTAAACCCAAGGTGGGAAACATTGTTGCCTTGTTTTACAAAATGTGAACCAATGGGTAGTGAATTAAAGAAGTGAGTGTTGGTATAAGCCAGTGGTTCCCTGACTGGGGGGCacaccaatgggatagcctcaggggcatgtgccaccctaaaataatctcttcacagactggacgattaaacaaataaagcagcgcaacattacagtaactaacaataaacaaaccactaacttacgtgtactattagagcatttatgtaatttattaactttattttaccaggtaaattaactgaaaaccagttctcactgctttacgtgatatttgggagaaatagcacataacgcatcggaacttcctgggatacaaacgtcatacaaacgacacgttcttcagccaataagggcaaagttgtgtcgtcacggaggcagttccagtttgttcagccggctgagagaCGCTGTAccatctgtcttaagtcgtcttgctccTGCAAgatttttgtaccatgtgacatggtgacgcgtgacgacgttttgcagcgccggacaatAAAATCTAAccataaatttaaaaatttctacatgaagtgcagggagactatcaattaatgggtatgatttagtgttgttttgtgctatggtataggctgaaacctgcggttatcattaaaagCATAATGCGGTAAacgtaagacaaactttaatttgtgtacgtcaatgaatattaacaggaacgttaaatctgcatttgcataatttcaaacttatgctggacttttatttttaattgattgctcttttttctcccacagtggtgaaattgcaccatttgtattttgtaattgcatttgtttcgctcaattagaaaagggagttgtatttcaaataaagtttgaatctgaacctgtgtagtttgaatggggggggggggggtcaataatgttcctatctagaaaaggggggccctgcagagaaagtttgggaaccactggtaTAAATAAGCTAACCTCATCTGGTGCTATTATTGGGGTCTGTTTGGGTTGTTTCAGCCACTAGGTGGCGTTGCTGTTTAACATGGTGTTCTTTTCCAGTGAGCAACCTAGCTCTAGTGAAGCCAGAAAAGGCAAAAGCTGTGGAAAATTACCTCATTCAGATGGCACGCTTCGGCCAGCTTGGCGGGAAGGTGAGAGCGATAAGGGTTGGCTTGATTCACACCGTTGAGTTGGCATTAAAATTATTCCTTGGTGTTTACTTATGATCCTGTCCCCTGCTGTGTTTACTTGTTTTGGTGGAACTAAACTGAAAGCTGTTGCAGGCCAAACTACTGAACTCATTGCTTTTTCATGAGAGAAAGTCTTCAGAAAAAATAGTTTATAACTTATTAAAATTCCCACCGTCAGAATAGCACAGTAGCTCAGTGAGTTGCACTGTTGAACACTTCTGGGTTGGGGGCTTGAATCTCAAATtagctctgtgtctgtgtgatttGTGTGTCCTCTCTGTCCAACACGTTTCCTTCAGCCACTCTGGTTTCTTCtcatagtccaaagacatgcatttaggcAAATTTGCATCTCTGAATTGTTCATACTGTATGCTAATGTGTGTATCTTTGCATGTGTAttccctgtaatggactggcatcccatctaggggtcaccccagccttatgccctatgctgcctgcgATTGACTCCAGGCCAATCCCTCATGATCCTGACCAGCAGCTGTCAGAGAGCCAAATTCCAGGCAGCTGGATGGATAGATAATTCTTTCCGGAAAATATGTGGAATCTGGGGTTAAAAACTGCACGCAATGTTTACCTTTCAGATTTCAGAATCGGGGTTGATAGAGATCCTTGAGAAGGTCAGTCAGCAGACAGAGAAGAAGACAACAGTCAAGGTAAGATGTTTGTCTGAAAGCAGAAGTACCTCCTGGACCATCTGAGTGTACTCCAGGGCACCTTAACCAGCTACCATAGGGGCATTCTCAAAAGGGGGGGCATTCTCAAAAGGGGGCCCGATATAAAGCCTATTAATATAATGGCAACATCAAACAAAAATAGTGAAATTGCAGGTTGCATACATATGAGAATACGGCTTTAAAATCTTTGTATTCTTTTGGAATCTGGCTGTATTTCATTCAGACTGTCTGTAGTGCAGGGCGTGGTCATACTACAGAGTGTTATAAGACAGAATAAATGTGGATGGTGTTTATATTAATATAGTGTACAAAGGTAAATTTAGCTTTGAAGCCACTATCTCATTACTCCAGCTGCTTCTCATGTGGACTATGTCTGTGTCTCAGTTCAACAGACGACGGGTGATGGACTCAGACGAAGAGGATGAAGACTGACGGGAGCAGGGAAtggcaggggtggggtggggaggtggCCACCGGTTGCGTCTGAGGCTATGCCGTCCGTAATCGGCTGCTTTGCATGAGGAATACATCCTGGACGACACGACTCCTTTACCCCTGCGGGAGTATGAACTCCTTACTCATTTATCTTTagttcccccctcccctctaatttctgtatttttttctctctttggCATTTGAAGTGGAGCAAATGCGGTGTGTAGTGTGTGACTGTTGCTGCATTTTTATAAGGAGTTCCTATTAAGCTGGGCCGTCGTTTTTGGCAGATGCATTTTTGATTTTTCCCTTGCTGAATGGTCCTATGAGCCGTTTACATCATTCGAAGGCCTTGATCTTAGTTATCCGGCCACCTGGTGCTTCTCCCACAGGTGCAGCCCTGCACATTAGGGCTCTGGATAGTTTCAGGTGGGGAGACACACTGGCTGATATCTTGCCTATAAACTGGGACATTGCAAGATCATTCTGATAGAAAAAGTGCCCTGTAGGAGGCTTATTGGTCAAATTGTAGTGGACTGTAAAGTATTGGCCATCGTATAAGCTGGGCACCTTGTTTCGttgtaattttttgtttttgaaatgcCATCACTGCAGATGCCTATATCAGCTTGATATTGGTCCATGCTTATGTTTCAAACGGTAAAAACCCATCTAAACAATACAGGCCCTGAAAAGTTATGTTTTCCTGTCAATGCCaactttgaaataaatttaattttgtttaaaacGTGAGTTGTGAAATTCTTCTTAAATAGTTTTGCTATTATAATTTGTAAAGAAATATGCGGAAatattttcctttgtttacCCATTTTTCTTACCCAAACTACAAATAAATTTgaattaaatgcaaataaaacttTCAAATATAATATAACCGATGGGTTCGACACGCGCGTACAGACAGTGCTCAAAACCGTGTGTACGTTCACTATTTGTTATTTTTCGGCGTACTGAGTCTGCGCGATTGTCTGACCTTACTTTCGTATGAGCATGGCCTGATTACTCTCATTGGTTACTACTTGCCTAGCGCAATTTCGATTGGTGGAGACCTCTTGCTATGCTCTTCACTCCAGCCAATCGTTGGAGACGCACGGGGACGCACTGTGCCAGCGCAGAGCCTTGTCGGTGTGCACCCGTGTtcatctgtcataaaaactcagTGTAGAAACACGCCGGATGGTTTGTGTTTGTTATATATAATAAACATGCCAGGGGACTCGGGACACGACATTACGATGGTGACGTGCACAGCACCGGTAAACATCGCAGTCATAAAGTACTGTGAGTATGAATATCTTTAAATGTTTATCTAACCTGGCATTTATACTCACTGTGTTTAGGTTTGGTGCAAATCGCATATGGACTGTAGTATGTTACTCAAAGCCTTTCGGTGATAAGTTATATCTAAAGCGCTGCGTTAGGGGCATAACCAGACGCCCACTTTGGGAAACCTCTTGTGATAGCATACATTAATTTCATAACCGCTGTAACGTGCTCCTCGTCTGGTTCAGAACCGACAAGAATGTCAATCTGACCGTTCAATTCACTGTTTTTCAGGGGGTAAGAGGGACGAAGATTTAATTTTGCCTATCAATTCATCCTTGAGCGTCACACTGCATCAGGATCAGGTGAGAATGCAGCGATGAACGCGCGGACCCTGAGTGGCGGAGAGGGACCGTCATATCACGGCAGCTTCCCGGTGTGTCTCCTCGTTGACTTTTCGGTTGTTGCAGTTAAAGTCGACGACCACAGTTGCCTGCAGCCCACGTTTCAAAGAGGACCGTATCTGGCTCAATGGCAAAGAGGAGAACATCAACCAGCCTCGATTGCAGTCCTGTCTCCGAGAAAGTGGGTATTTGTAAAACAAACAACTATTTGCAAAGTTGAACAGCCGTCATAACTGTATTATGTACATGAGAATCGACAACTCCAATTCATTCCCATGCTAAATCTAACTTTACAGTTTCATTGTCTTAGTATTATGAATACTGTAACTTTATTGTACGCTGCTGGACCTGAGTCACAAATTTCGTTCTCTTCATGCGTCAACATATTAAGAATGACAATAAATGAATCTTAGCcttaactatttattattcTTTACCCGTTATTATTTTATACACAATGACTTGGAAATCACTTATTTCTGTCTATTTTTCTCCTGTAGTTGGTACAGCCGGACAGGGTCTAGACTAACTTTGTAAAAAATGTTTCCTCAGTTCGACGACTTGTTCGGAAGAGACACATCGATGGGAACGTTAGCTCAAGTGCTCTCAGCTCGCATCACAAAGTCCACATCTGCTCCGTGAACAACTTCCCCACAGCAGCCGGCCTTGCCTCCTCCGCCGCTGGCTACGCCTGCCTGGGTGAgtttgttgggggtggggggtcattcTGTCCCCTTGGTGGGAGGAGCTAAAACGGCGTTGCTGACATCGCTGTACGTGCCGCTCCCCCCGTCAGTGTATGCGCTGGCGCGGCTGCTGGGCGCCGAGGGCGAGCTGTCGGAGGTGGCGCGCCAGGGCTCGGGCAGTGCCTGCCGCAGCATGTACGGCGGCTTCGTGCAGTGGCGAATGGGGACGCAGCCCGACGGCACGGACAGCGTGGCACAGCAGGTGGAGCCCGAGTCCCATTGGCCGGAGCTCAGAGTCCTCATCCTGGTGGTGAGTCATGGGCTTTGGTGGCACTATAAGCAGTGTAGCTGGTGCAGCTGCACTGGGCCCCGCAGAGGCGGGGGCCCCACAGAGACGGGGGCCCCACAGGGGGTCGATGAGCCCTTTTGCGAGAAGGATCATGAGGCCATTGATCTATTATTTTGAATTTCCAAAGTTCTGAGTGTCCAGTtttcaatttttcttttttttatgacaAGGCTACAAAAGTTTATATTGTATACCTTATGGATATTTCACAAAAATTCATGGTACATCTATAACATTTAGCCATTAACTGTCAAAGGCTTTGTTTGCGTGCATAGACATATGTTCTGAAATGAGGGGAAGCCCACAATGAGTGGCTCTGCAGGCTCAGCCTCTGTGCTTATGACCAGAAGGTCACTAGTCTGAACCCGAGTCTCAGCataacagtcacatgtctgtgggccctttagtaaggcccttaacccccacgcTTGCTCCCACCTATATATGTGTCGGCGTGTTCTGGAAAGCACGATGCCCAGGGATGCTCTCATACTCAAGTGACCCATAGAAGGATGGCTTCAGCATGACATCATCAACCTGAAATCGAGGACACTgaattgcacccccccccccccactccggcAGGTCAGCGCAGAGAGAAAGCCAGTTGGGAGCACCGCTGGCATGGAGACCAGCGTGGGAACTAGCAGCCTCTTAAAGGTACAGCGAGCTGTCAGTCTCTGAGAGGCGTCTGCCGCTTTACCTTCAGCTCCCGCAGTTAATACAGTTTAACATATTACTCTgggttttttttatatgttattgtattatttgttttgCCAGATGGGTTAAAATTCACATGAACTCGTAGTATGTGGCACCATGTGTAtgtgggtgccccctgcctcgcACCCTGTGGTTCCTGGGAGAAGCTCTAGGCTTACCGTGAACCTGTGGATCAATGGCAGCAGCTTCCGTCTGAGCATTTTgggttgccatggcaaccaggGTATCAGCCACGTGATAAGCCAGCAGACCGGACCCACTGCCTCCCCACAGCACCGTGCAGAGAGTGTGGTCCCGCAGAGGATGGAGGAGATGGTCCGCGCCATCCAGCAGAAGGACTTTGCAGCCTTTGGCGAGCTCACCATGAAGGACAGCAACCAGTTCCATGCCACCTGTCTGGACACCTACCCGCCCATTTTCTATCTCAATGACGTGTCACGGCGCATAATCAGCATGGTGCACCGCTACAACCAGCACTGCGGGGAGACCCGGGTAAGAGGCGGAGTCGTAGGGGGGCCGCTGGTGACTGCAGCGGGGTCCCCTGCCTGTAATGTAActcattttgcatttatttgttttagaaAACATTCAGTGTGTCCCGATGGTGTGCTTGACATTCAGAACTCAGAAACAAGATATATTCTTAAATAGTTTCTTAATTTGTCACTGGATTTCTTTTTCACCTCCCAAAATCAAATTGACACATTTTGaaagggcacttttccaccgcaccaggtaccgtaatTTTGGTACTTCGAGAAGGTATCAAAAGTGCGGTACTTCAGGGTGTTGTgttccactggtgtaaaaactggtaccggcgctgaatgacatcacaatgtgaGGCAGGTATTTTGCTGCGTTATGtgcttagcaagctttgcaattttaatttttattcctTTTACAGATTAtcaaatatatgtttaaaaatcggggcgacatggtggtgcagtggttagcactgttgcctcacacctctgggactccgcctgggtcacatgtgtgtggagtttgcatgttctccccgtgtcgttgtggggtttcctccaggtactccagtttccccccacagtccaaagacatgctgaggctaattggagttactaaactacccgtaggtgtgcatgtgtgagtgaatggtgtgtgagtgtgccctgcgatgggctggccccctgtccagggttgttccctgcctcgtgcccattgcttccgggatggGCTCCGGAACCCCTGCagcccagtaggataagcgggttggaaaatggatggatggatgtttaaaaATCAAAGTTTCCCTCCggtgcttttgcatgagcgctgcatgcgttctctgagacaatcataatcattttcatccttgctgtttaaatcactcatagaCGGgattgtgagaaatttatgaactcctttttactttataaataccccaatatttttttacaacaaaatcacatcactaGGACAGCACGCTATATTCCTGCTGAATTCCTGCgaaatacttttaaaatttcTTTTCATGCCGTcctgatctttttgttgtatcaattcttctgaccagattgcagtatttttttttacttcacttATCATTGTTTTCTTAGTTTGAAACTTGTTTCAATATGGAGGTTGTATTGTGTATCAGGGGCAGggtatttgcataaccaatcgacaaagaaagcatttcaggTCCCACCtcaaagtactgaagtaccaaagaaATACCCCAgttggtttggcacttttgctACTGGTACTCtactggaagtcaatggaaaagggaaagtaccaaaagtacagtacttggTGTGGTATAAAAGTGCTCAAAGTGAACACAGTAATAGGCACAGGGTTAGTGGAGGAAGTATTTGATAGACAACCAAGTATTTCTGGCTGTCTTCTCTGTCGGAGGACGCTGCTTCTAAAATAGTATTTCCACGTCACGTTGTCTGTACAAAGGCTGCGATCCTCGTCTTCCCACGGGGTTATGAGAAGGTACTGGCTAGTGTACGTGGTGCTAAAAGGGCAACTGCTTGGGGGTTGTGTGAAACTATTCACCAGGAAACAAAAAGTGAAAAGGGTGATTTTTACCACAGACATGGTCTGAATGCCCCCCCTGTCCCCATGCTATCTGATCTGTGGGTCTCTGGCATGCGGACTATTTCCACCACCTGACGTGCGTTGTGTCGACTGACGCTTGCAGGTGGCGTACACGTTCGATGCAGGCCCCAATGCGGTGATCTATACACTGCAGCAGCACGTCCCAGAGTTTGTGGAGCTGCTCAAGTACTTTTTCCCGACGGAGACCAATGGAGAGTGAGTTCCCACACACCGCTGGACATTTTCagtgacatttttaaattaatcctTGTGGCTACATTACATCCTGTAAGGATCATTGTATCTTGTGCTGGTTGTCAGTAGGCCTCTGCAGTAAAATGAAGCCCTACCCCCCGTGCTTTAAAACCTGCAACTTTATAGATTATGGACCAATGAAAGTCCAAAAGGTGATCTTTGGGGAGGGGCTGCTACTTCTCTGACCTTAGTCTTTAAAACTGTTCATGTTTTTCTTGCATTTCAGAGTGGACTGTCAATGTGACTGTACTTTAGGCCCAGGGTCTCCCAACCcgctcctcagggacccacagttggtccacatttttgctccctcacagttCCTTACCaatagctgggagggagcaaaaacgtagactgtctggaggtccccaaGTACTGAGCTAAGAAGAACTCACCACTATTTTGTGTTTAATGATGAAGTATTCCTGGGCAGATTTAAGAGGGAGTGGATTTTCTGTGTGTGATCTGAAAACGAGTCCGTGCCCCTATGACAGGTTCCTGAAGGGGCTTCCTGTGAGCTCTGTTACGCTGCCTGAGGACCTCACAAAGGCTATTGGAATGGAGCCGCTTCCCGGAGGAATCGGCTACATCATCAGCACCAAggtgggaaacactgccctgcGTGTCCTTAATcctgtttgtgtgctgtgacTTTAAGGCCGCGCATGGTGATCCCCTTTAAAGTCTCCCCCAAACGACCACTGCATAGCTCTAACACATATACTACAAGTGCTATGCTAACATCCAGCACCGAGTAAAGCCTCCCATGTCCCGTTCAGGTCGGCCCAGGTCCTCAGGTACAGGAAGACCCTAGCCTTCATTTGCTGGGACCTGGCGGGATGCTCAAGGTGGATGCGTGACCAAGGATCAGCCCCCAACAGCTCAGAGACCTCCAGAAATACAAAACCTGGATATCAGGGAACATTCTGCAGGGAGAAATTGCAGTTACCATTCACATAAACATTAAACAATTAAACAATGCTCAAATTTTTCAGTCCTGTTTGTATGAAAAAAACTTCTGTGTGAGATAATCTGAAATCAGTTGTAATTAACCTCTGAAATGTATGCTTGTACAGATGGGTTTGCAAACATTTTAATACAATTTGTTCTTCATCTACTGAagcgtaatttttttttccgcGGTAACACTTTGAATACTTTCTGTTCtgtgttttatttcagtttgttcCTGTATTTTCTTGTCTACCGATGCAAAATTAATCAATCCATCAGTTATCCAACCTCTGAGCAGGACTGCAGAGGTTTGGAGCCTGTTTTGTGTAGAATAAATCCTGGGTGGGATGTTAGGCCGCGGCAGGACAcccacatcacacacacatcacacccacatcacacacacaggcatataTTATAGGTAATTTAGAGATAGGAATTACCCTAACCGCATGTCTTGGGACTATAGAAGGAAACCAGAttatccagaggaaacccacaaaaCAGGAGGTGATCATGTAAACTCCACAAATACAGATTGAAACCTCaaaccctggaagtgtgagcTAGATGTGGACCACCCACTGAGTGACCCCAGAAAATTCATACTTATCGAATATTTACAACTTAAAAATGCTTAACAGGTATAAGAAAATGGACATCGCACAtgtacaaaataataaaaagtgttcaattgttttgaaaaaaataaaaaataatttaatgtaCAGGAACAATAAAACCCTATATTTAATCACTCCGGCGTCTGAAAATCAtataataattgtataataataattattgaaatttaaaaaacaaacaaaatagcCCTGCGCCACGTTTATGAGATTCCCTGTATCTTTGCGGTGTTTTCAGTAAGATTTAAAAAGCAGCCAGCAGTACCCTGAGAAGGGGAGCGTGAAAAATGCCGGAAGTGACGCTAGGGCGGGGGTGGGCTAAGGTCACGCCCACTCGAGCCTGTTGGATATATATACAGCGCTTTCATCGGCAGTGTCGCCTAGGGATTCCTGCTTAAGGTTAAAGAGCTGTGTCCTGGTGTCGGATCGTCCGCTATGGGCAAGATAGAGTGGGCTATGTGGGCCAATGAGCAGGCTCTGGCCTCCGGACTCAGTAAGTAAAAACGCTATTTTATCCACCAGTTTActtgctttaaaaatgtaaactttTACAACTTTAATATATTGCAGTCGATCTACCTCATTTGTGGATAAATGCGGTATTTATAGATAGTTTATTTTGTTACATCGACCTAGATAGAAAATGGATTTTTTGCTCTTTTAGTTTAATTTTTCTCTTTCATGATTTCGAAATATGTTTTACAAAAGAATCCAAAGACAGTATCACATTAATATGAATGTATAAAGCATCGAAACACTTCTTTAtgtttacttttcattttctttttggacAGGAAAATGTCTTAATTCGTGTTTTACTTGAAACTATAACCCCATCGGTCTCTTTTCTTCTCCACTTCCCTCTTTCAGTTCTCCTTACCGGCGGCATCGTAGGGGTTGCCGGCCAGTTCAGGAACTGGCAGTTTGCGGCTTACGGAATGTATCCTTTCATGTGCACCAAAATAATCAGCGATCactcaaataatatatatgtatatatgtaagtCGATAACGGGATTTTAAAATACACAATAGTAATGATTAGTAAgaaacttaattattattaaaaataaaataacacacGAAGATATATCTGCTGTAGACTTTATGTAGCCTATAAGTCGTTGGttgattaaaaaaactttattttaacgTTCGCTTTTGTCTAATGCAATgcacaagtgaggcaaatagcacatatTTATGCAGCCCTCCAAATGTTGACAAACTTTCGGAAGCTGTTTCCTTGTACTTTTTTACCTTTTAGTGAGCGCAGATCATAAAGGGGGCTGTCTGGGCTGCCATTTGTGGCTTGTTTTGACTAATCCTGTGAGAATTCCTCTTCCCATTATGTGAAGAATATCTGTTCCATTAGCATTCAGACACATACTGATTATAGGGAGTCATAGTGAACTGGCCCTTTTCTGCTCGTAAAGGTTCGCGGAGTTTAGTGTGTTTGCAGCAGATGGGGAGAGCATATCAGTCTGTGGAGCGAAGGGTTTGGCTCACGAGGGCCCTGGGGGCATGTGTGAAGCTGGGAAAGGGCCACACAGTCCGGGCTGAGACTTTAACCCCAATCGCAGTGCTGCAGGGATATTCATCTGCCTACTGGAATATCCGCGGGGCTGCAAGGCCAAAGGCAACGGAGTGCAGCGCCCGTGAGTACCGCGCTGTTCGGCTGCTCCGATGGTTGTTAAAATGAGTGCACCGAAATACCAATGAATGTAAAGAGTGTTGTGATAAGATCGCCTTTCTACTGTTGGCTCACTCTCAGGAATTTACTACGCATACTCTGCCACAAATCTCTGCTTCAGTTCTACGTATTTCCAAACTTTTtggtaaatattttaaaatgtgtccgtAGTAATTAGTGtgtacaaataaaatatcaGCTTTTCCTTGATGGTACGAGATTATGTTCAGGTTTTAACCCTCTTTTGGATcttttaatataaatgttatttatGGTGCTGGTAATACCacatatttattttggcttaGAATTGTATAAGTATTGTATACTAAGCACATTAGAATGGTCTTTACTGCTTGTTGAAAAATCACCTTTTTTAATCGCACTGATTTATATCACACTGATTTTATGTGTCTGTACTTGAGTACTATGAAGACTAACATCGATAATTTAGTGAATTTGAATTAAAGTtgattggattttt contains:
- the pdcd5 gene encoding programmed cell death protein 5 produces the protein MADEELEAIRRQRMAELQAKHGDSANGQGQEEAKQRDNDMRNTILAQVLDQSARARLSNLALVKPEKAKAVENYLIQMARFGQLGGKISESGLIEILEKVSQQTEKKTTVKFNRRRVMDSDEEDED
- the mvda gene encoding diphosphomevalonate decarboxylase isoform X1; this encodes MPGDSGHDITMVTCTAPVNIAVIKYWGKRDEDLILPINSSLSVTLHQDQLKSTTTVACSPRFKEDRIWLNGKEENINQPRLQSCLREIRRLVRKRHIDGNVSSSALSSHHKVHICSVNNFPTAAGLASSAAGYACLVYALARLLGAEGELSEVARQGSGSACRSMYGGFVQWRMGTQPDGTDSVAQQVEPESHWPELRVLILVVSAERKPVGSTAGMETSVGTSSLLKGISHVISQQTGPTASPQHRAESVVPQRMEEMVRAIQQKDFAAFGELTMKDSNQFHATCLDTYPPIFYLNDVSRRIISMVHRYNQHCGETRVAYTFDAGPNAVIYTLQQHVPEFVELLKYFFPTETNGEFLKGLPVSSVTLPEDLTKAIGMEPLPGGIGYIISTKVGPGPQVQEDPSLHLLGPGGMLKVDA
- the mvda gene encoding diphosphomevalonate decarboxylase isoform X2, with product MPGDSGHDITMVTCTAPVNIAVIKYWGKRDEDLILPINSSLSVTLHQDQLKSTTTVACSPRFKEDRIWLNGKEENINQPRLQSCLREIRRLVRKRHIDGNVSSSALSSHHKVHICSVNNFPTAAGLASSAAGYACLVYALARLLGAEGELSEVARQGSGSACRSMYGGFVQWRMGTQPDGTDSVAQQVEPESHWPELRVLILVVSAERKPVGSTAGMETSVGTSSLLKHRAESVVPQRMEEMVRAIQQKDFAAFGELTMKDSNQFHATCLDTYPPIFYLNDVSRRIISMVHRYNQHCGETRVAYTFDAGPNAVIYTLQQHVPEFVELLKYFFPTETNGEFLKGLPVSSVTLPEDLTKAIGMEPLPGGIGYIISTKVGPGPQVQEDPSLHLLGPGGMLKVDA